Part of the Patescibacteria group bacterium genome is shown below.
TATTACCGCCGAAAGAACCGGCGCCATGTGCACTGCCGCTCGTGAGATTTATGGCACCGCCGGTTCCTTCAGAACCGTTGTCTCCCGCCAATATATTAATCGGTCCTCCCGTAGCATAGTCGCCCGAAGCCGTGCCAACAATGTTTACTCCTCCGCCGTTACCAAAGCCAGAGGAGAGTCCGCCTTGCAAAATTAAGGTACCCCCAGCATTGTTGCTTATTAACCCCGCTGAGCCCGCGGCAACCGTTAAATCATAACCAGAACCAGACGTAAAGCGATCGGCTATTTTAAAGGTACGCGCTGCTCCTTGAGATAGAAAAATATCCCCATTCACTTCCAACGCCGCCTCCGGGTTCGTCGTCCCAATCCCCACGATCGTATTGTCATTGAAAAGATTGGTGGAAGCAGTCCAAGCGCTTCCGTTCCAGTAATTGGTCTGTCCGGTGTAGGATCCGGCGGTGGTGGTGGCGAGAGCCGTGCCTCCGACATAGTATGAGGTGGCGTTGATTGAGCCATTCACATTTAATCTGTAGGTTCCGACATCCGTGGTTCCGATGCCGATGTTGGTGCCGTTGAAATAGAAATTGTCGGAACCCGTTAGAGTGTTAGCATCGTTCCAATAGGCCATCTGGTATTGGGCTCCTGTTCCCAAAGCCGCGGTGCCGGTGGCGGGAATAGTGAGGGTGTAATCTCCTGATGTTGAGAAAGTAAGGTTGTTAGTTCCGAAGTTGATAGTCTTTCCGTCGGCTCCGGAGAGAGTGAGAGAATTAGAAAGGTTGAGAGTTTTATCGTTCAAAATGAGTGTGCCTGTTCCCGTGGTGATGGTGATGCCATTGTAGGTGCCTCCTGTGACGTTGCCAGTCGAGGAAACTTGGAATTGATTCCCTGATCCGACTGAAAGAAGCTGGGTTGGGTTGGTTGAACCCACCCCCACATTTCCGCCACTCAAGACTGTGAGTGCCGGAGCGGAGCCGGTGGTGCCGACGCCGAGGTTGAATCTGTCGTTCGTCGTGTCGTAGCTCATCCAGGCTTCGTCCGCGCTTGAAGTTCCGATGTGCAGCGTGTCCGCGCCGAGCCAGAGATTGGCAAAGCGCGCCGTGTCGGAGCCGAGATTATAAAGATCATTGTCGAGTGGCAGAATATCTTGCGACTTGGTCGTGTCGTTCAAAATCACTGATCCGGCGTTGGCGGCGGAGAGATATAAATTGAGATTGTCGCTCGGCGACTCGGTTTGGATATAGCCGGGTCCGTTGAATTTCAAGTAGCCGGCGGTCGTGTTGGTCAGATAGAGGTCGTAGGCCATGGAAACATCACCGGTGCCGGCGAAGTTCACCGGGTTTGAGAAAGTCGTTTGGGCGGGAGTGATGTCCAAGATATTGGTGCCGTTATAGTTGAGAGTTAGCAGAGAGCCGGTTCCGTCCGAGCGGATGTAGAGGCCGCCGGCGGCGGCATTGGTGGAAGTGTTGTAGAAATAGCCGATGTAGTCCGCGGAGCTGCCGTTAGCCTGGAAAAGATGGGTTGGAGCTGTTGTTCCGATTCCCACGTTTCCACCGGAGAGAACGGTCAGTTTTCCATTGACGTCAAAGAGTCCGGCGGGGGCGGTTGTTCCCACTCCGACGTTGCCGCCTGTTAGTACCGTAAATTTCGCATTTACATCGAATAATCCGGCCGGGGCGGTAGTGCCAATGCCGACGTTGGTTCCGTCATTAAAGAGGGCTGTGTTCGCCGTCCAGTCTGCGCCATCCCAGTAGAGAGTTTGCCCCGTGATGGTTCCGTCAGCGGGCAAACCGGAAGCAAGAGTTCCGGAGGTATAGAGGCCGTTTTTGAATGTCAGTCCTCCAGTGGTGGCAGAAGCTCCCTGGGTATTGTCGTTTGAATAATAGTCGGTGGCATGGACAGAACCGCTGACATTGAGTTTGTAAGTTCCTACATCCGTGGTTCCAATTCCGATGTTGGTTCCGTTGAAATAGAAGTTGTCGGAACCGGTGAGGGTGTTGGCAGTGTTCCAATAGGCCATCTGGTTGGTTGCTCCTGTTCCCAAAGCCGCGGTGCCGGTGGCGGGGATGGTGAGAGTGTATGAGCCTGCTCCTGTCGCCAGAGTTCCGTTCCCCGAGATGGTGACGCCGTTGTAGGTTCCGCCGGTGACGTTGCCGGCTGAGAAAACTTGGAATTGGGAGGTGGCACCCACGGAAAGGAGGGCGAGGGGGTTGGTAGTCCCGATGCCGACGTTGCCTCCCGAAGTTATAACGAATGGGTTTGATGCTGAATCATTTACCTGGAAGAGCTGGGAGGGAGCGGTAGTTCCGATGCCGACGTTGCCTTGAGACCCGAAACCTGTGTGCGCTAAAATTACATTTCCATTTTCAGCTATTCCATCTCCGCCGGAAATATAAACATTGCCACCAAGTCCAATACCCATCCCCCCTGATATATTCACTTTGCCCCCAGAATCGTTTCCTAGGCCGCCATATAAATTCAAATTCCCTCCGCTGCCGACTGGAATACTTGATCCTGCAGCAATACTTAGGTTATTTCCGCCGCCACTTTTATCGGCTACTCTAATTACACTGTCACTTTCACTTGAAAATAATAGGTCTCCATTAATTGCTAATTTCGCCCCCGGACTCGTGGTTCCTATCCCCACGTTTGCTCCGTCGTCATAAATTACAGAAGACGCGATCGCGCTCGTTCCGTTGCCTTTGAGAAGGTAATTCGAAGAGAAGGTCCCAGCTCCGGTTCCGCCTTGGGCGACGTTGAGGTATTGCTGGGAAGTGAGAGAGTTGGTTCCATTCCAGACAGCTACGTATCCGTTGGCGCCAGTTCCGAGAGCCGCCGTGCCGGTGGCGGGGATGGTCAGGGTGTAATCTCCTGATGTTGATAAAGTTAGGTTATTAGTTCCAAAATTGATAGTCTTTCCGTCGGCTCCGGAGAGAGTGAGTGAATTGGAAAGATTGAGAGTTTTGTCATTCAAAGTGAGGGTGCCTGTTCCGGTGGTAATGGTGATGCCGTTGTAGGTGCCTCCAGTGACGTTGCCAGTCGAGGAAACTTGGAATTGATTCCCTGCCCCAATGGAAAGAGGCTGTGTTGGGTTAGTGGAACCGATGCCGACGTTGCCTTGAATTCTCATTCCATTTGCAAAACTTGCCAATCCCTGGCTAAACAATCCTCCCGGCCCGATTTCCAAAGAAGTGTTGGCATAAATTTTGTCCGTCGTGAAATTGCCGGCAACATCCATATTATCAGCTGAAATATTGCCCGCCCAAAGCGTACTTGTGGAAATTCCCGGCAATTCTGCAATCACTATTTTTCGATTGGCAATATCTGTGATATAAGCGTATTTTCCGTTTATAAATATATCATCAATTGTATTCAAATTCACCGGATCAACCAGTGAAGCGGCAAGCGTCGGATTGGTCGGGTTGGAAAGATCGTACACATATAAACCGGAATCGACCGCCGTATGATAAAGATAATTTCCTGCCACTTCTATAACCCAAGGATGAGTAGCCGCGACCGAGGAAGTCAAGGAAGGTAAAGTAGGATCGGAAATATCGATCACTTCAATTTTGTTCCCCCCATAATTGGCGACGTAGGCATACTTGCCTGAAATCGATACTCCGAGAAGAGTGTTAAAACTCGCATCGTTGAGCGAACCAGCAAGTTGGATACTGGCCGGATTGGAAATATCCAAAATCAGAAAGTAGGGAGTGGAGCTTGTGTCATCGGTGACATAGGCGTATTTTCCTTTGACAGTGACCCATTCCGGGTGCTTCAGTTTTGCGTCGCTGAAAGAACTGACAATTTTGGGGCTGGCCGGATTGGAAATATCAATCGCGGCAAGACTGTTCCCATTGGCATTGACGACAAAGGCATAATTTCCGGAAATGTCCATGTCTTCCGCTCCGTTCAACAAACTTGCGTCCGTGATTGATCCGACGATCGAAGGAGAATTCGGATTGGAAATATCGATGACCACGAAAGCATTGGCTTTCATGGACGCGACATATGCGTATTTGCCGATGACCTTGAACCCCTCGGCGCCATCCAACAAGGCATCGGTATTTTGACTGACCAGAGTAGGATTGTCCGGATCGGAAACATCTATGATGCTGAAGGCGCTTACGTTCGGATGAAAAGATCCGTTATTGGATGTCATATACGCGTATTTGCCGATAACCTGTACCCATCCCGCACCGAAAAAATTATCGTCGTACAATGACCCTCTCAAAATAGGATTGACAGCCTGAACATTTACACTTCCCTTAACCGTCAGTTGGGAATTCGGCGAGGTCGTCCCGATCCCCACATTCCCTCCACTTGTCACAACAAAAGCGCTGGTTCCGGAGTTGTTGACTTGGAAGAGTTGGCTTGGGAGAGTGGTGCCGATCCCCACATTTGTATTGTTGTTGAAGAGATTAGTGTTCGCTGTCCAAGCGGCTCCATCCCAATAGAGAGTCTGACCGGTGATGGTTCCGGCAGTGAGAGGAGAGATGGGATTTCCGTTGGCATAGTAATTGGAAGCGTTGATGTCTCCGGCGACGTTCAGCTTGTAGGTTCCGACAGCAGTTGTCCCTATCCCCACATTGGTGCCGTCGTCATAAATCACCGAGCTCGTTAGGACGGAGGTTCCATTGCCTTTGAGAAGATAATTAGTATTGAATGTTCCGGCTCCGGTTCCGCCTTGGGCGACGTTCAGATATTGCTGGGAAGTGAGGGAGTTGGCGGCTCCCCAGACAGCCACGTAGTTTTCCGTGCCGGTGCCGGTTACGGGATTAGTAAGAGCTGTTTGGAAATCGGAGGAATGATGTCCATCGAGGAGATCGGCGTTGAGATTGGTGTTGACTGTAGTGGAAGTAACGCTGAAAGGAGCAGTTCCGTCGGCAAGGGTGGAGATGAGTTGTCCGTTAGTCCTTATGGAACCGTTGACATCAAGAGCTTGCCCTGGGGCAGTGGTGCCGATGCCGACGTTGCCTGTGCTATCTATCCTCATCCTTTCATTCGAAGTCGCTATACCTCCGGTTTGGAAACGAATATCACCAGTAGCACCGTAAGCGCTAATCCACCACGGACCATCACTACTACCCATCACTCCAGAACCAGCCCAAGCTGGGACAGTAGTATAAGATGGTGACACTCTCTCCAAAAACGCCAGTTTACTATTATCGCCTTCTAGAAATAAGACGGTTCGTCCTCCTGTGCCATTCGTTGAATTTTTTACTAGCAACTCCGTCGTAGCATTTTGGTTTTTTTCAATGTGTAGCAACTGGCTCGGACTCGTCGTCCCGATGCCGACGTTGCCGCCGCTTGTTATTCTCATTTTTTCCGCACCTCCAGACCCCAATACTAACGGAATCCCTGCGACAGATATTAATCCTGACGAATTAGCTGGATAGGTAATGCTTCCACTTCCGACTCTGCTAATACCAGGATTTGCATATAATCCGATAGCAGTTCCTTGACCGTAGAGATATGCGTCACTATAACCAGCATTATTTGAGTCTGCCTGAACAGTGAAGTTGTCTGAAAGAGTGTTTTTTACTCGAAAAGTCCCAACTATATCAAGCATTTTCCCCGGATTCGTCGTCCCGATGCCGACGTTGCCCCCGCTCGTCACGACGAAGGCTGAAGTTCCGGAATTGTTGACTTGAAAAAGCTGGCTCGGGAGAGTCGTCCCGATCCCCACATTAGCGTTGTTGTTGAATAAAGTTGTGTTCGCTGTCCAAGCCGCTCCATCCCAATAGAGAGTTTGTCCGG
Proteins encoded:
- a CDS encoding tail fiber domain-containing protein — its product is MGDVSIAYDLYLTNTTAGYLKFNGPGYIQTESPSDNLDLTLSAANSGYVVIADTLQMAGDILPDADDTYNLGSDTARFANLWLGADTLHIGTSSADEAWMSYDTTNDRFNLGVGTTGSAPALTVLSGGNVGVGSTNPTQLLSVGSGNQFQVSSTGNVTGGTYNGITITTGTGTLILNDKTLNLSNSLTLAGADGKTINFGTNNLTFSTSGDYTLTIPATGTAALGTGTNGYVAVWNGTNSLTSQQYLNVAQGGTGAGTFSSNYLLKGNGTSAISSSVIYDDGTNVGIGTTAVGTYKLNVAGDINASNYYANGNPISPLTAGTITGQTLYWDGAAWTANTTLFNNNANVGIGTTLPSQLFQVNNSGTSAFVVTSGGNVGIGTTNPGKMLDIVGTFRVKNTLSDNFTVQADSNNAGYSDAYLYGQGTAIGLYANPGISRVGSGSITYPANSSGLISVAGIPLVLGSGGAEKMRITSGGNVGIGTTSPSQLLHIEKNQNATTELLVKNSTNGTGGRTVLFLEGDNSKLAFLERVSPSYTTVPAWAGSGVMGSSDGPWWISAYGATGDIRFQTGGIATSNERMRIDSTGNVGIGTTAPGQALDVNGSIRTNGQLISTLADGTAPFSVTSTTVNTNLNADLLDGHHSSDFQTALTNPVTGTGTENYVAVWGAANSLTSQQYLNVAQGGTGAGTFNTNYLLKGNGTSVLTSSVIYDDGTNVGIGTTAVGTYKLNVAGDINASNYYANGNPISPLTAGTITGQTLYWDGAAWTANTNLFNNNTNVGIGTTLPSQLFQVNNSGTSAFVVTSGGNVGIGTTSPNSQLTVKGSVNVQAVNPILRGSLYDDNFFGAGWVQVIGKYAYMTSNNGSFHPNVSAFSIIDVSDPDNPTLVSQNTDALLDGAEGFKVIGKYAYVASMKANAFVVIDISNPNSPSIVGSITDASLLNGAEDMDISGNYAFVVNANGNSLAAIDISNPASPKIVSSFSDAKLKHPEWVTVKGKYAYVTDDTSSTPYFLILDISNPASIQLAGSLNDASFNTLLGVSISGKYAYVANYGGNKIEVIDISDPTLPSLTSSVAATHPWVIEVAGNYLYHTAVDSGLYVYDLSNPTNPTLAASLVDPVNLNTIDDIFINGKYAYITDIANRKIVIAELPGISTSTLWAGNISADNMDVAGNFTTDKIYANTSLEIGPGGLFSQGLASFANGMRIQGNVGIGSTNPTQPLSIGAGNQFQVSSTGNVTGGTYNGITITTGTGTLTLNDKTLNLSNSLTLSGADGKTINFGTNNLTLSTSGDYTLTIPATGTAALGTGANGYVAVWNGTNSLTSQQYLNVAQGGTGAGTFSSNYLLKGNGTSAIASSVIYDDGANVGIGTTSPGAKLAINGDLLFSSESDSVIRVADKSGGGNNLSIAAGSSIPVGSGGNLNLYGGLGNDSGGKVNISGGMGIGLGGNVYISGGDGIAENGNVILAHTGFGSQGNVGIGTTAPSQLFQVNDSASNPFVITSGGNVGIGTTNPLALLSVGATSQFQVFSAGNVTGGTYNGVTISGNGTLATGAGSYTLTIPATGTAALGTGATNQMAYWNTANTLTGSDNFYFNGTNIGIGTTDVGTYKLNVSGSVHATDYYSNDNTQGASATTGGLTFKNGLYTSGTLASGLPADGTITGQTLYWDGADWTANTALFNDGTNVGIGTTAPAGLFDVNAKFTVLTGGNVGVGTTAPAGLFDVNGKLTVLSGGNVGIGTTAPTHLFQANGSSADYIGYFYNTSTNAAAGGLYIRSDGTGSLLTLNYNGTNILDITPAQTTFSNPVNFAGTGDVSMAYDLYLTNTTAGYLKFNGPGYIQTESPSDNLNLYLSAANAGSVILNDTTKSQDILPLDNDLYNLGSDTARFANLWLGADTLHIGTSSADEAWMSYDTTNDRFNLGVGTTGSAPALTVLSGGNVGVGSTNPTQLLSVGSGNQFQVSSTGNVTGGTYNGITITTGTGTLILNDKTLNLSNSLTLSGADGKTINFGTNNLTFSTSGDYTLTIPATGTAALGTGAQYQMAYWNDANTLTGSDNFYFNGTNIGIGTTDVGTYRLNVNGSINATSYYVGGTALATTTAGSYTGQTNYWNGSAWTASTNLFNDNTIVGIGTTNPEAALEVNGDIFLSQGAARTFKIADRFTSGSGYDLTVAAGSAGLISNNAGGTLILQGGLSSGFGNGGGVNIVGTASGDYATGGPINILAGDNGSEGTGGAINLTSGSAHGAGSFGGNIAITTGDGGSSMGGQGGDLIINLGTGSTRSGRVGIGTTAPSQLFQVNNSGSTAFVVTSGGNVGIGTTSPGAALDIYGKFKITNDGMAAWGTAADQGLLSWGTGKVIVGSAWGYDLVFSTNGVGGERMLIDKIGNVGIGTTAPEAKLHLSVDGTTLNSDLYTGSEAFISSSNGNSNFRMVAGGNATVANSFVMLKTRGTVESPSIVSSGDVLGNIYGQGYDGASRIAAAVISFTVDGTPGSNDMPGRITFSTTPDGSSTLTERLRITSGGNVGIGSTNPTQLLSVGSGNQFQVSSTGNVTGGTYNGITITTGTGTLILNDKTLNLSNSLTLSGADGKTINFGTNNLTFSTSGDYTLTIPATGTAALGTGTNGYVAVWNGTNSLTSQQYLNVAQGGTGAGTFSSNYLLKGNGASALSSSVIYDDGTNVGIGTTAVGTYKLNVAGDINATNYYANGNPISPLTAGTITGQTLYWNGADWTANTNLFNDGTNVGIGTTSPAGQFDVNGKLTVLSGGNVGIGTTAPAGLFDVNAKFTVLFSGNVGIGTTNSLAKLTVFGTDNALRLAYDDANYSTLSVDASGNLSMLSSNTAESSVILGSGAAQDTSMIFDGSSQDFYAGLDDTDSVFKMGVGQVVGTAAALSITSDGNVGIGAAAPGQKLSVAGSLGIIESTGATYYTVFQGGDQSANVTYTLPTAQGAANYVLRNDGTGVLSWSQIVAASVASNTLDFAQFDNALDLDANLTLNQSTYTWTQNFTGTTTTGLTYNANSLTSGTGMALSSTSTAGLGSNSTKILSIARTGANAIASHTAYGLYSTVANTGTTSTNIAGYFSANGATNNYGLIVNGGNVGIGTTAPTNLLDVAGGVKIGANYAGIGTTAPQNGMLVEGSVGIGTSIPGYKLEVYTGTASGYVDTDGSWNSASDARLKKNISPMESALEKVLALNPVEYNFKTESASDPAHIGFIAQDVEKISPELVSTGPNGMKGLSYAMFTPLLTKAVQEQQAEISNVQIQMSNQIQNLNDQKLQITKQAGDVNELQTAVNDKLTIISQSLALGEANSRTLGERISANEQDITNLKTDLAAAQSKLAESENNLATFEASTTDLLTSMMETENMITAKLLNHEDRIKALEDKLATATITVGEIPANVITQDASGNATLAGIFKAKEVNADGVVAGSYSVKNSSDAPTTGGGKILAVKNDADGDGWDDETKVDGKSAEIETKAVSETAKIFVTFEGDPGARYWVEKTKDADTGEYTGFAVKLSDPSKADANFSWWIVESR